The sequence below is a genomic window from Sphingobacteriales bacterium.
ACTTAATTCTGTCGATTTTAGTTAATCATTAAAATGATGAAATTCAGACTTTTAACAATTTTATTGCTTGCTATCGTATTTAGTTTTTGCAGCCGCAAAGAAGTGAAAAAAGTGAGCATGAGGCTTGAATTAGAAGGCATGCATTGTAACGGATGTGCCACCACCATCGAAAACAGTCTGAAAGATTTGAAAGGGACGGAATATGCCCATGCTTCTTTTGATTCGGCCTATGCCTTGCTGTCCATTGATACCAACCAGACGGGAACAGCGGAAATAGTAAAGGCTGTTGAGAAAAAAGGGTATAGGGTGAAAAGTATTGAAATTAATGAATGAGGCTGTTGATATTCAGAATATTTTCCAGCATCATAACCCTGATGATTAATACAAAGCCAAACAATACCAGCAACACCCCTACAACTTTATTCACAATCATGACCGTTTTTGGGCGGATAAGCCGTTTGATGCGGAATGCGAGCAATGCTTTCAGGATATTCAGTGCGAAATAGGTACCTACCACTGCCGAAAGAAACAGGAAGATTTCGAATTTTTTATTTCCATAGGTGGAGTTGACAAGAGAAACCACACCCAACCAGAAAAACCAGACGAACGGGTTGGCAAAATTAAGCACAAAGCCCTTTACAAGAAGTTTAACAATCCCATTCCCGTCTATCGTTGATTTTGGTCGCATATCACTGAATTTCATCTTTTTCAGATAAGTATAGATGCCGAAGAAAATAAGCACCAGACCACCGGCAAATCCAACGGAAACCTTGTAAATCTTATTGTCAATCAATTGGGCGGTGCCGATATAGCAGAGGAAAATCAAAAAAACATCGCTGGCAGTAATGCCGATGGATAAAATATTACCGGCATTAAAACCTTTGTAAATGACAGTTTGCAGGTGGGTAAAAAACACAGGACCTATCAAAACAGATAGGGTAAGACCGAGAATAATTCCTTCAATGACAGGTTCAGTTAGATTCAAGCTTTACTTTGTTTGTATTGATTGACAAAATTTTCCCAGTCTTCGAACAGGTGAGCTTTTAAAACACGTGGAAATTTATGTTGCCCGCCTAATTTTCCTTTCATTTTCATCCATTGATAAAACAAGCTGGAAGGTAAAACTTCGACAATGACATTTTTGATGGCGGCAATTCTTTCCACGCGATAATCATCATTCAGGTTTTTCAAGTGAAAATCAATTCTTTCACTGGCTACTTTCGGATCAAGGTAGTCGTCACAGCCAAGATACCATTTATGGGCAAACATGCTGTTGTATCGGATACCGCAAACGGTAAATTCACGGATACCAACATTCAGTTCATCTTCCACTTTTTTAATGGCCATGTTCATGTTTTCCTGTGAGAGGTGTTCTCCGCAAAGATTCAGGTAATGTTTTGTCCTTCCGGTAATCTGTATTTCAAACTTTTCCTTGGAGGTAAATTTAATAGTGTCTCCAATCAGATAGCGCCAGGCACCTGCACAGGTCGAAAGGAGAAGGGCATAGTCTTTTCCTTCTTCAACGTCTTCAATGCTGAGAGTTTCAGGGTTTTCAACCATATTGTTATCGATGTCAAAATTTCGTTCGTTAAAAGGAACAAATTCGAAGAAAATGCCATTGTCAACAACTAACTGCATGGATTCGGTGTCGGGATGGCTCTGAAAAGCCAGAAATCCTTCGGATGCCAGGTAGGTTTCGATATAGGTTAGCGGATGTGCCAGCAGTTTTTCAAATCCTTTTTTATATGGGGCAAACGATACTCCGCCATGGACATAAATGGATAAGTTAGGCCAAATTTCATGAATATTTTTCACCTGATAATGGTCGATAATTTTCTCCATCAAAATCTGAAGCCAGGCAGGAACACCTGAAAAAACACCAATATCCCAATCCGGAGCTTTTTTGACAATTTCATCAAGTTTGGTCAGCCAGTCGCGCTCCTTGGCAATGCGTTTACCGGGTTTGTAAAAATACTGGAACCAGAAAGGAATATTACCGGCTGTTATTCCCGACAGGTCTCCCTCATAATAAGTTCCGTTATAATGCAGGTGAGTGCTTCCCCCCAGCATCAGGATGCCTTTGTTGTAAAACTCAGGGGGAAAATTGTAATTGGCTAAGGTAAAAATCTGTTTGATACTTGTCTTTTTTACCTGCCGAAGCATATCGTGAGTAACAGGAATATATTTGCTCGAAGCTTCGGAGGTGCCGCTGCTGAGGGCAAAATATTTTACTTGTCCGGGCCAGGTTACAAAAGCCTCTCCGTTTTGTGCCCGGTACCACCATTTTTTAAAAATGGAATTGTAGTCAAATGTCGGAACATGGCTTTTAAACGATGCTATGAGGTCTTTACTCTTTAAAATTTCAGAAAAACCATATTCTTCGCCAAAAGCTGTATTCTGAGCTTTCTTCAAAAGCTTTTTCAGTACCTTTTTTTGACTTGATACAGCATAATGTAAGGTTTTCTGAACCATGGGATTGCCCCTTAACTCTATGGCTGCTTTTAAGATTGAACCTATAATCGGCATTTCGATAATTTTTTTGTGCCTGCAAATGTAATTTGATTTACTTAAAAAATACAGCTCTTTTATTGAAAACGAAATATCATTCATCAGAAATGACCGAATTATATGAAGTTGAATTGTAATTTTACAAATTCTTATAGCTTTGTGGTTTCGTAATTCTGTTGCAAACCTTTTAAAAACGAAAAAGATGTCAGAACAAAAGAAATTTGTCCCCTTTGTTTCGTCTGAAACAAAAATGGCGGAGTTTACCTTGAGGGCACTCATCATCGGGTTATTTCTGGCCGTTATTTTAGGTGCTGCCAATGCCTATCTTGGACTGAAGGCAGGTATGACCATAGCTGCCACTTATCCTGCTGCCGTGATTGGTATGGCTCTGCTCAAGGCCATGAAAGGTACCATCCTTGAAGAAAATTTTACACGTACTGTCGGATCAATCGGTGAATCTGTTGCCGCTGGTGCTATCTTTACCTTACCCGCTTTCTTTATTGCAGGTATCTGGAAAGAGTTTTATACCCCCGGCCACTATGTGATTTCTGCCTTAATCATGATAACAGGTGGTATTCTGGGAATTATGTTCGTGGCTCTCTTGCGTAGGGTCATGGTGGAAGATGCTGAACTGCCTTTTCCCGAATCGGTTGCTGCTGCTGAAATCCACAAATCGGGCAGAAGTGCTGGTGGTAATTCAAAATTTCTCTTCTGGGCAATGGGTTTTGGCGGTTTGATCAAAGCAGCCGGTGAATTGAAGCTCTTCCTTCCGGTATGGGAAAAATTCGTTACCTTTAAAAGTCAGTTTATTACCGGAACCGGTCAGGCTATTTCAGCCAAAGGCGGTTTACTGATCGGAACTCCCGGTTTAAAACCTGCTTATCTTGGTGTTGGTTATATCATTGGCCCCAAACTCGCTTCCCTCAACTTCAGTGGAGGACTGGTTGCATGGGGGCTTCTGACACCGATAATTTATTATTTCCTTTCATCTCACATTGATTTGACCGCATGGTCACAATATCTGGTTGACAATAACCTTGCAACCGATACGGATGCAGCCATGAAAAAAATATCTGATCCTCAGTTTCAGATGATTACTATCTGGAAAAGCATCGTCAGGCCTATAGCCATAGGTGGGATGCTGGTGGGAACGGTTTTTACCCTGTGGAAAATGCGTAAAAGCCTGGTGGCTGGCATAGCCCGTTCCGTTGGCGATGTCAGAAAAGCCACTCAGGGTGGTGCTGTAACGGATAGAATTGACAAAGACCTCGGTTTTAACTGGGTGATGCTGGGAATTTTAGGCGCTGCACTCGCCACTTTCCTGATTACATTTCTTATTTTTAAAACTTCTTTGGTAGTGGCACTTGTCGCCACCATCGTGATGATTATTGCCGGATTTTTCTTTGGTGCCGTTTCCGGCTATCTGGTAGGTATCATTGGGTCATCCAACAATCCCATCAGCGGGCTGACCATTTCAACGGTTGTGGTAACCGCCCTGCTGATGTGGGCACTGGGAGTAAGTGGAGAAGAAGGAGTACCTGCCGTTCTGGGTGTTGCTGCCATCATCTGCGTTTCCGCTGCAGTTGCAGGAGAAATGCTTCAGGACCTGAAAGCAGGCCATCTGCTTGGTGGTACCCCCTGGCGCATGCAGGTGGGTGATATTATCGGGGTCGTTGTGGCAGCTGCAGTCATGTTTATTCCTATATTCATCCTTCACGAAGGTGATATTGCCAAAGGTATTCAGGAAGGTTATGAAGGAGGATTTGGCAGCCGTGAACTGCCTGCTCCTCAGGCAAGCCTTATGGCTATTCTTTCAGGAGGTATCATTCAGGGGAATATGGCATGGCCGCTCATCATTGTCGGGATGTTGCTCGGAACAGCACTGATCCTGATGCAGGTTCGCAGCCCGATGTTGATTGCCATCGGTATGTATCTTCCTCTCGAGACCACCTTCGCCATTTTTACTGGCGGGGCTATCAAGGGCATCATGGAAATGATTCAGGAAAAACGTAAACATAATGAAGCCCAGAAGGCACGCACCGAAAATGTGGGTATTCTCATCGCTGCAGGATTAATTGCCGGTGAAGCCCTCATCGGATTACTGTTTGCAGCCTTTGCCTTTTTCGACATGAAAATATGGGCATTCAAACATCCCTCATATATCACCAGCCTGGTCATTCTGGTCATCATTGCCCTTGTGCTCATCAATCTTCCGCTGCGTAAAGCCGGAAATCCTGATGAACCGGCACCTCCGGTAGCCAGTCATTAATTTTTGCCATGAACTTTTTTCAGCGGAGAAAAATATTGAAACAAGCGAATTTGCTTGATCTGACCCCTTACCGGATCATGGATGATGAAATGGAAGACGGAATGGTCAATGTGTTGTTGCCGCGTTTCAATTCCCGGTTTTGGGGGCCTAAGCTTCAGCCTTTGCTGGCACCGCACAAAAAGTTCATAAAAATTAAACTTGATGAATTTGGCTCAGAAACATGGATGCTGATGGATGGAAAAACCTCAGTCGGTCAGATAGCTGAAAAGCTCAGGGAAAAGTTTGGCGACAGGATAGAGCCTGTCCACGACAGATTGGGCAGATTTATCTCCATGATGTACGAGCAACGCTATATTTCATTTAACGAACTTAAAAATTAAATTTATGGGAAAAGAAATTTTAAATTTAGAGCCTAAAAACCTCTGGAAACATTTTTATTCACTGACACAAATCCCCAGACCATCTGGTCAGGAGGCGGAATGTATCGCTTTTATCAAAAAATTCGGAGACGACCTCGGTCTTGAAACAGAAGTTGACGAAACAGGAAATCTGGTCATACGAAAACCTGCTACTCCGGGTATGGAAAACAGGAAAGGAATAATTCTTCAGGGACATGTGGACATGGTTCCGCAGAAAAACAGCGATAAAGAGCATGATTTTTCAAAAGACCCTATTGATGCATGGATAGATGGAGAATGGGTCAAGGCAAAAGGAACAACACTTGGTGCAGACAATGGCATTGGTGTAGCCTCAGCCATGGCCGTTCTCGAGGCAAAAAATATTGAACACGGACCTATTGAAGCACTGTTTACCATAGATGAAGAAACAGGAATGACAGGGGCTTTCGGATTGAAACCGGGATTTTTTAAAGGAGATATTCTTTTAAACCTCGATTCGGAAGATGAAGGTGAATTGTATATAGGTTGTGCAGGAGGTATCAATGGCAGTTTTACCTTTTCTTTTCAGAAAGAATCAGTGCCAAAGAGTTATCAGGCATACCGAA
It includes:
- a CDS encoding GH3 auxin-responsive promoter family protein: MPIIGSILKAAIELRGNPMVQKTLHYAVSSQKKVLKKLLKKAQNTAFGEEYGFSEILKSKDLIASFKSHVPTFDYNSIFKKWWYRAQNGEAFVTWPGQVKYFALSSGTSEASSKYIPVTHDMLRQVKKTSIKQIFTLANYNFPPEFYNKGILMLGGSTHLHYNGTYYEGDLSGITAGNIPFWFQYFYKPGKRIAKERDWLTKLDEIVKKAPDWDIGVFSGVPAWLQILMEKIIDHYQVKNIHEIWPNLSIYVHGGVSFAPYKKGFEKLLAHPLTYIETYLASEGFLAFQSHPDTESMQLVVDNGIFFEFVPFNERNFDIDNNMVENPETLSIEDVEEGKDYALLLSTCAGAWRYLIGDTIKFTSKEKFEIQITGRTKHYLNLCGEHLSQENMNMAIKKVEDELNVGIREFTVCGIRYNSMFAHKWYLGCDDYLDPKVASERIDFHLKNLNDDYRVERIAAIKNVIVEVLPSSLFYQWMKMKGKLGGQHKFPRVLKAHLFEDWENFVNQYKQSKA
- a CDS encoding PqqD family protein, whose product is MKQANLLDLTPYRIMDDEMEDGMVNVLLPRFNSRFWGPKLQPLLAPHKKFIKIKLDEFGSETWMLMDGKTSVGQIAEKLREKFGDRIEPVHDRLGRFISMMYEQRYISFNELKN
- a CDS encoding heavy-metal-associated domain-containing protein; translated protein: MRLELEGMHCNGCATTIENSLKDLKGTEYAHASFDSAYALLSIDTNQTGTAEIVKAVEKKGYRVKSIEINE
- a CDS encoding oligopeptide transporter, OPT family; the encoded protein is MSEQKKFVPFVSSETKMAEFTLRALIIGLFLAVILGAANAYLGLKAGMTIAATYPAAVIGMALLKAMKGTILEENFTRTVGSIGESVAAGAIFTLPAFFIAGIWKEFYTPGHYVISALIMITGGILGIMFVALLRRVMVEDAELPFPESVAAAEIHKSGRSAGGNSKFLFWAMGFGGLIKAAGELKLFLPVWEKFVTFKSQFITGTGQAISAKGGLLIGTPGLKPAYLGVGYIIGPKLASLNFSGGLVAWGLLTPIIYYFLSSHIDLTAWSQYLVDNNLATDTDAAMKKISDPQFQMITIWKSIVRPIAIGGMLVGTVFTLWKMRKSLVAGIARSVGDVRKATQGGAVTDRIDKDLGFNWVMLGILGAALATFLITFLIFKTSLVVALVATIVMIIAGFFFGAVSGYLVGIIGSSNNPISGLTISTVVVTALLMWALGVSGEEGVPAVLGVAAIICVSAAVAGEMLQDLKAGHLLGGTPWRMQVGDIIGVVVAAAVMFIPIFILHEGDIAKGIQEGYEGGFGSRELPAPQASLMAILSGGIIQGNMAWPLIIVGMLLGTALILMQVRSPMLIAIGMYLPLETTFAIFTGGAIKGIMEMIQEKRKHNEAQKARTENVGILIAAGLIAGEALIGLLFAAFAFFDMKIWAFKHPSYITSLVILVIIALVLINLPLRKAGNPDEPAPPVASH
- a CDS encoding LysE family transporter, translated to MNLTEPVIEGIILGLTLSVLIGPVFFTHLQTVIYKGFNAGNILSIGITASDVFLIFLCYIGTAQLIDNKIYKVSVGFAGGLVLIFFGIYTYLKKMKFSDMRPKSTIDGNGIVKLLVKGFVLNFANPFVWFFWLGVVSLVNSTYGNKKFEIFLFLSAVVGTYFALNILKALLAFRIKRLIRPKTVMIVNKVVGVLLVLFGFVLIIRVMMLENILNINSLIH